A region of bacterium DNA encodes the following proteins:
- the tsaD gene encoding tRNA (adenosine(37)-N6)-threonylcarbamoyltransferase complex transferase subunit TsaD, translating to MKILGIETSCDETGVAVFDSSQKRIIWEKTATQIKIHQKTSGIIPEVASRIHAETLPIMIHELKQKINIKKIDSLAVAHSPGLLGSLLVGVNFAKTLAFLGQKPIIPVNHLIAHFYSALLSEPTKTLRFPILGLVVSGGHTILILANAKDKFKVIGSTRDDAAGEAFDKTARLIKLGYPGGPAIEKEAAKIKKSRFHFTPPMLNSGDFDFSFSGLKTEVVRTVQKTKITAENKKELAKAIQDAIITSLVEKTFSAVAKYKPKSFLLGGGVAANQAFRDALYQKLLKALPKKEILFCEKKYAGDNASIIALAGYFLKKHQVPWYSVKALAENSLLYE from the coding sequence ATGAAAATATTGGGGATAGAAACATCATGCGATGAAACAGGAGTGGCAGTTTTTGACTCCTCCCAAAAAAGAATAATCTGGGAAAAAACAGCCACCCAAATCAAAATTCACCAAAAAACCTCAGGTATAATCCCTGAGGTAGCTTCACGAATCCACGCAGAAACACTGCCAATAATGATCCACGAACTCAAACAAAAAATTAATATCAAGAAAATTGACTCTTTAGCAGTTGCCCACTCTCCAGGCTTGCTTGGCTCATTACTTGTAGGAGTCAATTTTGCCAAAACGTTAGCTTTTTTGGGGCAAAAACCTATTATACCAGTTAACCATCTCATTGCTCACTTTTATTCTGCTTTACTTTCTGAACCAACAAAAACACTCAGGTTCCCAATTTTAGGGCTAGTAGTGAGTGGGGGACACACAATACTAATTTTAGCGAACGCGAAAGATAAGTTTAAAGTTATTGGCTCTACCCGCGATGATGCTGCCGGTGAAGCATTTGATAAAACAGCCCGCCTGATTAAATTGGGATACCCCGGAGGTCCAGCTATTGAAAAAGAAGCTGCTAAAATTAAAAAAAGCCGATTTCATTTCACTCCACCAATGCTTAACTCAGGAGATTTTGACTTTTCTTTTTCAGGCTTAAAAACTGAGGTGGTACGGACTGTGCAAAAGACAAAAATTACTGCGGAAAATAAAAAAGAATTAGCTAAAGCTATTCAAGACGCTATAATTACATCCTTAGTAGAGAAAACATTTTCAGCGGTCGCTAAATATAAGCCAAAGAGTTTTCTTTTGGGCGGCGGGGTAGCTGCTAATCAGGCATTTAGAGACGCTCTTTACCAAAAATTACTAAAAGCTCTTCCCAAAAAAGAGATTCTTTTTTGTGAAAAAAAATACGCTGGAGACAATGCCTCTATTATTGCTTTGGCTGGCTATTTCTTGAAAAAACATCAAGTCCCCTGGTATAGTGTAAAAGCATTAGCAGAAAACTCTCTTCTTTATGAATAA
- a CDS encoding peptidoglycan bridge formation glycyltransferase FemA/FemB family protein, whose product MKVEFVDERWRKKWDLLLAGSKGSFLQSFAWGEFKKALGKKVFRLVVLETTSKAESPFEGSTKVLALAQVIKEELPYLGSFLYIPHGPVFFSADKERVFEKIKEKVFALALKEKSFCVRFEPKESLDFACNLKHYRSSIQALYTLKVDLKPSLEEIMASFKQKTRYNVRLATRKGVRVKLGKDKDLREFLRLLKITSKRDGFSIYTDEYYQRLYKVFKKEDMVELLVAEYQNEVLGVFFCVFFGKESTYLHGATSNKYRNLMAPYALMWEAIKRAKERGCRVLDLWGVAPENEINHPWYGFTRFKRGFAPKDPVVAYPGTYFLVVNKLKFWFYLWQKIIRGRRI is encoded by the coding sequence ATGAAGGTGGAATTTGTAGACGAAAGATGGAGAAAAAAATGGGATCTCTTGCTTGCTGGTTCAAAGGGATCGTTTTTGCAGTCGTTTGCTTGGGGAGAGTTTAAGAAGGCTTTGGGGAAAAAAGTTTTTAGATTAGTGGTTTTAGAAACTACATCCAAAGCAGAATCTCCTTTTGAGGGTTCTACTAAGGTTTTGGCTTTAGCTCAAGTAATAAAGGAAGAGTTGCCTTATTTGGGGAGTTTTCTCTATATCCCTCATGGTCCTGTTTTTTTTAGTGCAGACAAAGAAAGAGTTTTTGAGAAGATAAAAGAAAAGGTATTTGCTCTTGCTCTTAAGGAGAAATCGTTTTGTGTGAGGTTTGAGCCAAAGGAGTCTTTGGATTTTGCTTGTAACCTTAAACACTATCGGAGTTCAATTCAGGCTCTTTATACCCTAAAAGTTGATTTAAAACCTTCTCTGGAAGAGATAATGGCTTCTTTTAAACAAAAAACCCGTTATAATGTGCGTTTGGCTACACGTAAAGGAGTAAGAGTAAAATTAGGCAAGGATAAAGACTTGAGGGAATTTCTGCGTCTTTTAAAGATTACTTCTAAAAGAGATGGTTTTAGTATTTATACAGATGAGTATTACCAAAGGCTTTATAAGGTTTTTAAAAAAGAAGATATGGTAGAGCTTTTGGTTGCTGAATACCAGAATGAAGTCTTGGGTGTGTTTTTTTGTGTTTTTTTTGGCAAGGAATCTACTTATTTGCATGGAGCTACAAGCAACAAGTATCGCAACTTAATGGCTCCTTATGCTTTAATGTGGGAGGCAATAAAGAGAGCCAAAGAAAGGGGCTGTCGGGTTTTGGATCTTTGGGGAGTGGCGCCGGAAAATGAGATTAACCATCCTTGGTATGGGTTTACTCGTTTTAAACGTGGCTTTGCCCCCAAAGATCCTGTTGTTGCTTATCCGGGAACCTACTTTTTAGTTGTTAACAAACTAAAATTTTGGTTTTATCTTTGGCAAAAAATAATCAGGGGCAGGAGGATATAG
- a CDS encoding UDP-N-acetylmuramoyl-L-alanyl-D-glutamate--2,6-diaminopimelate ligase: MKAVKKIYWHLKAWVANLIFGYPAKSLKIIGVTGTNGKTTTCFYLDSILQAAGLSTARMTTVDYHLNDSPKVNPVHLTTFDAFRLQRFLKQAKQKKINWVVLELSSHGLAQDRALGIELEGGVITYVSREHLDFHISLADYFRAKAKILAMIKPEGFAVLNRDDRNFNYFKSRLNGKKLLTFGLLRGDIRADRVKYQADGVDFLLVTPLEKLRVKLKLPGRFNLYNALAASAVAYGLGIKGNDIRKGLENLDYVPGRMEEIKVKNQPFRLVVDYVHTPDALALVLEEMRQSAKGRLIIVFGMPGERDPSNRPLMGEVAQRADIVIITNENPRSEKPEDIINQIASGVKNKQEGKNLFKIVDRKKAIKKAIELAQAGDLILVAGKGPENYIETKKGMIPWDDRLVSRQLIKEHLAQQKDFS; the protein is encoded by the coding sequence ATGAAAGCAGTGAAAAAGATTTATTGGCATCTTAAAGCTTGGGTGGCTAATTTGATTTTTGGTTATCCGGCAAAGTCTTTGAAAATTATAGGGGTTACTGGGACTAATGGGAAAACTACCACCTGTTTTTACCTTGATAGTATTTTGCAAGCAGCTGGTTTGAGCACTGCCAGAATGACCACAGTTGATTATCACTTAAATGATTCCCCAAAGGTAAATCCGGTTCATTTAACAACTTTTGACGCCTTTAGATTGCAGCGGTTTCTTAAGCAAGCCAAACAGAAAAAAATTAATTGGGTTGTTTTAGAACTTTCTTCACATGGCTTGGCTCAAGATAGGGCTTTGGGGATTGAATTAGAAGGCGGGGTAATTACCTATGTTTCCCGTGAGCATTTGGATTTCCATATTTCTTTGGCTGATTACTTTAGAGCTAAGGCCAAGATACTGGCAATGATAAAGCCGGAAGGATTTGCAGTTCTTAATCGTGATGATCGTAACTTTAATTACTTTAAATCTCGCCTAAACGGAAAAAAGCTTCTTACCTTTGGCCTTTTGCGAGGGGACATCAGGGCTGATAGGGTTAAATATCAGGCTGACGGCGTAGATTTTCTTTTGGTTACCCCTTTAGAAAAATTAAGAGTCAAACTCAAGTTGCCGGGGAGGTTTAATCTTTATAATGCTTTAGCTGCTTCAGCTGTTGCTTATGGTTTGGGTATTAAAGGAAATGATATTCGTAAAGGGTTGGAAAATTTGGACTATGTGCCGGGAAGAATGGAGGAGATAAAGGTAAAAAATCAGCCTTTTAGGTTAGTGGTTGATTATGTGCACACACCTGACGCTTTGGCTTTAGTTTTGGAGGAAATGCGTCAATCTGCTAAGGGGCGCTTAATTATTGTTTTTGGTATGCCCGGAGAAAGAGATCCCAGCAATCGCCCATTAATGGGCGAGGTGGCGCAAAGAGCAGACATTGTTATTATTACTAATGAGAATCCTCGTTCAGAAAAACCTGAAGATATTATTAACCAGATTGCTTCAGGGGTAAAAAATAAACAGGAAGGTAAAAACTTGTTTAAAATTGTGGACAGAAAAAAGGCTATTAAAAAGGCTATTGAACTTGCACAAGCAGGAGATCTTATTTTAGTGGCTGGCAAGGGACCGGAGAACTATATAGAGACCAAAAAAGGGATGATTCCTTGGGATGATCGTTTAGTTTCCCGTCAGCTTATTAAAGAACATTTGGCTCAGCAAAAAGATTTTTCATGA
- the polA gene encoding DNA polymerase I has protein sequence MKRKKFILIDGHALLHRAFHALPELTTSKGESVNVVYGFFLIFLNAIKEIKPDYIAVCFDRPELTFRHKKFKAYKAHRPKTPEDLLQQIPLVKEGLEVFGVPVLEKKGFEADDLIASLVRLIKEKYPWIEAIIVTGDLDTLQAVGKGVKVMTLRKGITDTAVYDEAAVRERFGFAPKLLADYKALRGDPSDNIPGVRGIGDKTAKELVQKYGSLEEIYKHLQKGTLNVQDRILKLLQEQKKEAFLSKELTLSQDNLKIDFGLKDFAFKGFSQERVFRWFQKMEFKSLLNKIPHFKEQPSLFGEKSPESEKEWELVVLEPSSLKNFYQKLKKQKRFVFDVETSSLDRDLVGISFCFSKDRAYFLPLADFSDFKFKNKKKVFYWLKKIFALKIPKIGHNLKYDYKILRRYGIVAKPLFFDTMIASWLLDPETRNHSLDRLSFVELGYQKINKEEFFAKGKKFDLRQLPLSKIAAYSAEDSWATFTLYRKLYPKIKNLNLKFVFQKIEMPLVEVLALMEEWGIKIDVGFLKKLERKVDNQIEKIKKEVFHLVGQRFNLNSPLQLREILFQRLRLDSTRIKKTKTGLSTAASELEKMKGEHKVIDLILRYRELAKLKNTYLEALPKMVDSSQRLHTNFNQTVTATGRLSSSEPNLQNIPVRTKLGCLIREAFVADKGKVLVGADYSQIELRIVAHLSKDPNMIKAFLADEDIHTATASLIYKVPAKKVTSEMRRVAKTVNFGVIYGMSPYGLAQSLGVSQQYARRFIKKYFIFFPKVKAYTEKTIKKAKKLGYVETLFGRRRYLKDINSRLPDLRAAAERAAINMPVQGTAADIIKLAMIKIFRDKRRFPSLKMLLQVHDELVFEVDKADEKKAKQWVKEIMEDIVKLSVPLKAEIYSASSWGKMKK, from the coding sequence ATGAAAAGAAAAAAATTTATTTTAATTGATGGGCATGCTTTGCTTCATCGAGCTTTTCATGCTTTGCCAGAACTGACCACTTCCAAAGGAGAATCAGTCAATGTGGTTTATGGATTCTTTTTAATTTTTTTAAATGCTATAAAAGAGATTAAGCCAGATTATATTGCTGTTTGTTTTGATCGGCCAGAGTTAACTTTTAGACATAAAAAGTTTAAGGCTTACAAAGCGCATCGTCCCAAAACCCCTGAGGATCTTTTGCAGCAGATTCCTTTAGTTAAAGAGGGCTTGGAGGTTTTTGGGGTGCCGGTTTTAGAAAAAAAGGGTTTTGAGGCTGATGATTTAATCGCTTCTTTAGTGCGTTTGATTAAAGAGAAGTATCCTTGGATAGAGGCGATTATTGTTACCGGAGATTTAGACACTTTGCAAGCAGTGGGCAAAGGGGTAAAGGTGATGACTCTACGTAAAGGGATCACTGATACTGCTGTTTATGATGAGGCTGCAGTAAGAGAGAGGTTTGGTTTTGCTCCCAAGCTGTTGGCTGACTACAAGGCTTTGCGAGGTGATCCTTCTGATAATATTCCGGGGGTAAGAGGCATTGGAGACAAGACTGCTAAAGAGTTGGTACAAAAGTATGGTTCTTTGGAGGAAATATACAAACATTTACAAAAAGGCACACTGAATGTTCAGGATAGAATTTTAAAACTGCTTCAGGAACAAAAAAAAGAGGCATTTTTAAGCAAGGAGCTGACTCTGTCTCAAGACAACTTAAAAATTGATTTTGGTTTAAAAGATTTTGCTTTTAAGGGGTTTAGTCAGGAAAGAGTTTTTCGCTGGTTCCAAAAAATGGAGTTCAAGTCCTTACTAAACAAGATACCTCATTTCAAAGAACAACCTTCCTTGTTTGGGGAAAAGAGTCCTGAGAGTGAAAAAGAGTGGGAATTGGTTGTTTTAGAACCATCTTCTCTTAAGAATTTTTATCAAAAGCTTAAAAAACAAAAAAGGTTTGTTTTTGATGTGGAGACATCATCTTTAGACAGGGATTTGGTAGGTATTTCTTTTTGTTTTTCTAAAGACAGAGCTTACTTTTTACCTTTAGCTGATTTTTCTGATTTTAAATTTAAAAATAAAAAGAAGGTTTTTTATTGGCTGAAAAAGATTTTTGCTCTTAAGATACCTAAAATCGGTCACAATCTTAAGTATGATTATAAGATTTTAAGACGTTATGGGATTGTAGCTAAGCCTCTTTTTTTTGACACTATGATTGCTTCGTGGCTTTTGGATCCGGAGACAAGAAACCATAGCTTAGATAGACTTAGTTTTGTGGAGCTCGGGTATCAAAAAATTAATAAGGAAGAGTTTTTTGCTAAGGGCAAGAAGTTTGATCTGCGTCAACTTCCTCTTAGCAAAATCGCTGCCTATTCCGCTGAAGACAGCTGGGCAACTTTTACCCTTTATCGCAAACTATACCCAAAAATTAAGAATTTAAATTTAAAGTTTGTTTTTCAAAAAATAGAGATGCCTTTGGTTGAGGTTTTAGCTTTAATGGAAGAATGGGGCATTAAAATAGATGTTGGTTTTCTAAAAAAGTTGGAGAGAAAAGTTGATAATCAGATTGAAAAAATTAAAAAAGAGGTTTTTCATTTAGTTGGACAACGTTTTAACCTTAATTCCCCTTTACAGCTTCGGGAAATTTTGTTTCAGCGTCTCAGGTTGGATAGCACGAGAATCAAGAAAACAAAAACAGGGCTTTCTACCGCTGCTTCTGAGCTTGAAAAAATGAAAGGAGAGCATAAGGTCATTGATTTGATTTTGCGTTATCGCGAATTAGCTAAACTTAAAAATACTTATTTAGAAGCTTTACCTAAAATGGTTGATTCTTCCCAAAGACTTCATACCAATTTTAACCAGACAGTTACTGCTACCGGCAGATTAAGTTCTTCTGAGCCGAATTTGCAAAATATACCTGTGCGGACAAAATTAGGATGTTTGATTAGAGAGGCTTTTGTGGCTGACAAAGGTAAGGTTTTGGTTGGGGCTGATTATTCCCAAATTGAATTGCGCATTGTTGCTCATTTGTCCAAAGATCCTAATATGATTAAAGCCTTTTTAGCAGATGAGGATATCCATACCGCCACAGCCTCTTTAATTTATAAAGTGCCTGCAAAAAAGGTAACTTCAGAAATGCGTCGGGTAGCCAAAACAGTTAATTTTGGTGTTATCTATGGTATGAGTCCTTATGGTTTAGCACAATCTTTAGGTGTGTCTCAACAGTATGCTCGCCGCTTTATTAAAAAGTATTTTATCTTTTTTCCTAAAGTCAAGGCTTATACAGAGAAAACAATTAAAAAAGCAAAGAAATTAGGTTATGTTGAGACTTTGTTTGGGCGGCGGCGCTATTTGAAGGATATTAATTCGCGCTTACCTGATTTAAGAGCAGCGGCTGAGAGAGCGGCTATAAATATGCCTGTGCAGGGTACGGCTGCTGATATTATTAAGTTAGCAATGATAAAAATTTTTCGAGATAAACGCCGTTTTCCCTCTTTAAAAATGCTCCTTCAAGTGCATGATGAATTGGTTTTTGAGGTGGACAAAGCTGATGAAAAAAAAGCCAAACAATGGGTTAAGGAAATAATGGAAGATATAGTGAAGCTTTCAGTGCCGCTAAAAGCTGAAATATACTCAGCTTCTTCTTGGGGAAAGATGAAAAAATAA
- a CDS encoding 30S ribosomal protein S20, whose protein sequence is MPQTKSAKKALKKSLRNRRQNLYYLKKIRLLRKQIRQALAKKKKKDATESLKLFYKYVDKAVKEKVFHRNKGSRLKKRISIWLNTSLNQKKKTTKKQNSK, encoded by the coding sequence GTGCCACAAACAAAATCAGCTAAAAAAGCTCTGAAAAAATCCCTACGCAATCGTAGACAAAACCTTTATTATTTGAAAAAAATTCGCCTCTTGAGGAAACAGATACGCCAAGCTTTAGCCAAGAAAAAGAAAAAAGATGCAACTGAAAGCTTAAAACTCTTTTACAAATACGTGGATAAAGCGGTCAAAGAAAAGGTTTTTCACCGCAACAAAGGATCCCGTCTTAAAAAAAGGATCAGTATCTGGCTGAATACTTCTTTGAATCAAAAGAAAAAAACCACCAAAAAACAAAACTCAAAATAA
- the lepB gene encoding signal peptidase I, protein MNKKTIIIWGIIKRISIGFSFLAFVYFFVGAPMAISGQSMYPNLENNEFAWIDRTSYFFQNPKRGEVVVFRFPGTRQDLYVKRVIGLPGETIEIKENKIYINNQLLGESYYQGEIPSFGFQKIKLGKDEYFVLGDNRPASNDSRIWGPLPKKFIIGKLSFVFWPLNRRRFTWVPLYNLK, encoded by the coding sequence ATGAACAAAAAGACAATTATCATCTGGGGTATTATCAAGAGAATAAGTATAGGTTTCAGCTTTTTAGCTTTTGTTTATTTTTTTGTGGGAGCACCAATGGCAATTAGCGGTCAAAGTATGTATCCAAATCTTGAAAACAATGAATTCGCTTGGATAGACAGAACAAGCTATTTTTTCCAAAATCCCAAAAGGGGAGAAGTGGTAGTTTTCCGCTTTCCCGGCACCCGACAGGATTTATACGTTAAAAGAGTTATTGGTCTACCCGGAGAAACAATAGAAATAAAAGAAAATAAAATCTACATCAATAATCAACTTTTAGGTGAATCTTATTACCAAGGCGAGATTCCCAGCTTTGGTTTTCAAAAGATCAAACTAGGGAAAGACGAATACTTTGTCTTAGGAGATAATCGGCCAGCAAGCAATGATTCACGCATCTGGGGACCTCTGCCTAAAAAATTTATTATTGGCAAACTCTCTTTTGTTTTCTGGCCACTAAATAGACGCCGTTTTACCTGGGTCCCGCTTTATAATTTAAAATAA
- a CDS encoding DUF2207 domain-containing protein, with protein sequence MIKSKLTLAFLIPLIVIFFLKSQIVNAQNLSGVFSIINKVKIEVKIKDNFETETKVEISEVPGNLPALSWSIPKDAFNVSVNTAQGKTKFNLIHQKDRLIVLFPNLPNLSLSYKTRLTSQKDKEKFWEIFVPLTKEPHTYIPTLDLSIILPQQATIKKPRLYLIHGGSIHSQKTTKNTYQAQASLEPYSSLSWEAKSDFDFHLPFTQTLVNTIQEYLYLYTALLLIFLLGTAIFFWRHYFYPSSSYGTSIPQSFLANSYLYYKRLTPEAIAATLADWAQKNLVIFIEREGKIIIGKNKSDPSLTYPEKILWDFLFANQNRVNLEKIEKQAEKEIIPHSLLRLKDLLLLEMQNQGYLKQAKIGFLDTRTILAILGLASLILLAISAWISNLPWLVLPAIVANLVFVFLGERIPVLTFFTRLGKAGRHQLQKKQKEILKQQPSWQSLYKTLPWFIFFQEEKKLIELLKVAPPRNPPFLISLNTLELPYQKVEKVIKASLKLGEFINSVSRL encoded by the coding sequence ATGATCAAGTCAAAACTCACTTTAGCTTTCTTAATACCTTTGATAGTTATCTTTTTTCTTAAATCTCAAATAGTTAACGCTCAAAACCTTTCTGGAGTTTTTTCAATCATAAATAAAGTCAAGATAGAAGTCAAGATTAAAGATAATTTTGAAACAGAAACAAAAGTTGAGATTTCTGAAGTACCAGGTAATTTACCAGCGTTAAGCTGGTCTATACCCAAAGATGCCTTTAATGTCTCGGTAAACACCGCTCAAGGAAAAACCAAGTTTAACCTAATTCATCAAAAAGACCGCCTAATAGTTTTATTTCCCAATCTCCCTAATTTATCTTTAAGTTATAAAACCAGACTCACCTCTCAAAAAGATAAAGAAAAGTTCTGGGAAATATTTGTTCCCCTCACTAAAGAACCCCACACCTATATTCCCACCCTTGATCTTTCTATTATTTTGCCCCAGCAAGCTACAATCAAAAAACCCCGTCTCTACCTTATTCATGGCGGCTCTATACACTCTCAAAAGACAACCAAAAACACCTACCAAGCCCAGGCTTCACTTGAACCCTATTCTTCTCTTTCTTGGGAAGCAAAAAGCGATTTTGATTTCCATCTTCCTTTTACCCAAACACTTGTCAATACTATTCAGGAGTACCTTTATCTTTACACAGCCCTCTTGTTAATCTTTTTATTGGGAACAGCAATCTTTTTTTGGAGACACTACTTCTATCCCTCTTCCTCTTATGGCACCTCAATACCCCAATCTTTTTTAGCCAACAGCTATCTTTATTATAAACGCCTTACCCCAGAAGCTATTGCCGCCACCTTAGCTGACTGGGCCCAAAAAAATCTTGTTATTTTCATAGAAAGAGAAGGCAAAATCATTATTGGCAAAAACAAAAGCGACCCTTCGCTGACTTATCCAGAAAAAATTCTTTGGGATTTCCTCTTTGCTAACCAAAATAGAGTTAATCTTGAAAAGATAGAAAAACAAGCAGAGAAAGAAATAATCCCCCATTCTCTTTTGCGACTTAAGGACCTTCTTTTATTAGAAATGCAAAACCAAGGATATCTTAAACAGGCAAAAATAGGTTTTCTGGATACCAGAACAATTCTTGCAATTCTTGGTCTTGCTTCTCTTATTCTTTTGGCTATCTCTGCCTGGATTAGCAACTTACCGTGGTTAGTTCTTCCAGCCATTGTTGCTAATCTTGTTTTTGTATTTTTGGGAGAACGCATTCCGGTTCTAACCTTTTTTACCAGACTGGGAAAGGCTGGACGACACCAACTACAAAAGAAGCAAAAAGAAATATTAAAACAACAACCTAGTTGGCAGTCTCTATACAAAACACTTCCTTGGTTTATTTTTTTCCAAGAAGAAAAAAAACTCATTGAGCTTTTGAAAGTAGCACCACCCCGAAACCCTCCTTTTTTAATCAGTCTTAACACTTTGGAGCTACCCTATCAGAAAGTTGAAAAAGTTATTAAAGCATCACTAAAGTTAGGGGAGTTTATTAACTCAGTCAGCCGCTTATGA
- the rpsO gene encoding 30S ribosomal protein S15 — translation MPQTIFERLKKKYQRNKEDTGSPVVQIIVISEKIQDLSQHLKKHPHDIDGRLSLLKFLAKRRRLLAYLSKFETNVYKKVVKDLGLKA, via the coding sequence ATGCCCCAGACCATTTTCGAGAGATTAAAAAAGAAGTATCAGAGAAACAAAGAAGATACTGGTTCCCCAGTAGTACAGATAATTGTTATTTCAGAAAAAATTCAGGATTTGTCACAACACCTTAAAAAACATCCTCATGATATTGACGGGCGTTTAAGTTTGCTTAAGTTTTTAGCCAAAAGAAGAAGGCTTTTGGCTTATCTTTCTAAATTCGAAACTAATGTTTATAAAAAGGTTGTTAAAGATCTGGGCCTTAAGGCTTAA